One window of Ailuropoda melanoleuca isolate Jingjing chromosome 3, ASM200744v2, whole genome shotgun sequence genomic DNA carries:
- the LOC100464289 gene encoding immunity-related GTPase family M protein 1 isoform X1 encodes MVYISRKSPIYVLCLWICLFWTFHMNRIRLHGRMGGLLSLSIMFWGSSMLWQFTPLISNMAQPSLSLHTPLPTSFTSDVPYHGDWSILSKPGTMNIEKALEEGKLVEVVSAVRETLKSSSSAPVSIAVTGDSGNGMSSFINALRGIGHEEKDSAPTGVVRTTQIPTHYSLSHIPNVELWDLPGTGATTKSLEMYAEEMQFTTYDFFIIIASEQFSTNLAKLAKIIQGQGKRFYIVWTKLDRDLSTRVVSEKQLLQNIQENIRVTLQKEGVCEPIIFLVSSFDPLLHDFPQLRDTLHREVSNIRKHNLLKNLFDTCEKVINDKAITLQRQIGSESFQDKLGIQNADDLGKFLNPYHLLFGVDDVSLQEVAQSTGKPMKQYKDIMKSQDMHTVLTEDRTLLWLNCNTVYYLNLLLSLIPVFGNTSTHYLRVWNQGRLFDIVAEDTKTIVKKILTDAISEE; translated from the exons ATGGTCTACATATCTAGGAAATCCCCAATATATGTTCtgtgtctatggatttgcctcttctggacatttcacatgaATAGAATCAGACTACATGGCCGGATGGGTGGTCtgctttcactgagcataatgttttggggttcctccatgttgtggcag ttTACTCCACTGATCAGCAACATGGCACAGCCCTCCCTGTCCCTTCACACCCCATTACCCACATCCTTCACCTCTGATGTGCCATACCATGGGGATTGGAGCATCTTATCTAAACCAGGTACCATGAACATAGAAAAAGCCTTGGAAGAAGGGAAGTTGGTGGAAGTGGTCTCTGCAGTCAGGGAGACCCTGAAGTCATCATCCAGTGCCCCAGTGAGCATTGCAGTGACTGGGGACTCTGGCAATGGCATGTCTTCCTTCATCAATGCACTGCGGGGAATTGGGCATGAGGAAAAGGACTCAGCTCCCACAGGTGTGGTGAGAACCACTCAGATTCCCACTCACTACTCTTTGTCCCACATTCCCAATGTGGAGCTGTGGGACCTGCCTGGCACAGGGGCTACCACCAAAAGCCTGGAGATGTATGCAGAGGAGATGCAGTTTACCACGTATGACTTCTTCATCATCATTGCATCTGAACAGTTCAGCACGAATCTCGCAAAGCTTGCCAAAATCATccaggggcagggaaagaggtTCTACATCGTCTGGACCAAGCTGGACAGAGACCTCAGTACACGTGTGGTCTCAGAGAAACAACTCCTCCAGAATATCCAGGAGAATATCCGGGTAACTCTCCAGAAGGAGGGAGTGTGTGAGCCCATCATATTCCTGGTCTCCAGCTTTGACCCCTTATTGCATGACTTCCCACAGCTTAGGGACACCTTGCACAGAGAAGTGTCTAACATCAGGAAACATAACCTCCTAAAGAACCTGTTTGACACCTGTGAGAAGGTCATTAATGACAAAGCAATCACTTTGCAGAGGCAAATAGGCTCAGAGTCTTTCCAGGATAAGCTTGGCATCCAGAATGCAGATGATCTTGGGAAGTTTTTGAACCCCTACCACTTGCTCTTTGGTGTGGATGATGTATCTCTCCAGGAGGTGGCCCAGAGTACAGGAAAACCCATGAAGCAGTACAAAGACATTATGAAGTCTCAGGATATGCACACTGTCCTCACAGAGGACCGGACATTATTGTGGTTAAATTGTAATACAGTCTATTACTTAAATTTACTTCTGAGCCTCATCCCAGTCTTCGGTAACACTAGTACTCACTACCTTAGAGTGTGGAATCAGGGGCGCCTCTTTGACATAGTTGCTGAGGACACCAAGACCATCGtgaagaaaattctgacagaTGCAATATCTGAAGAGTGA
- the LOC100464289 gene encoding immunity-related GTPase family M protein 1 isoform X2: MAQPSLSLHTPLPTSFTSDVPYHGDWSILSKPGTMNIEKALEEGKLVEVVSAVRETLKSSSSAPVSIAVTGDSGNGMSSFINALRGIGHEEKDSAPTGVVRTTQIPTHYSLSHIPNVELWDLPGTGATTKSLEMYAEEMQFTTYDFFIIIASEQFSTNLAKLAKIIQGQGKRFYIVWTKLDRDLSTRVVSEKQLLQNIQENIRVTLQKEGVCEPIIFLVSSFDPLLHDFPQLRDTLHREVSNIRKHNLLKNLFDTCEKVINDKAITLQRQIGSESFQDKLGIQNADDLGKFLNPYHLLFGVDDVSLQEVAQSTGKPMKQYKDIMKSQDMHTVLTEDRTLLWLNCNTVYYLNLLLSLIPVFGNTSTHYLRVWNQGRLFDIVAEDTKTIVKKILTDAISEE; encoded by the coding sequence ATGGCACAGCCCTCCCTGTCCCTTCACACCCCATTACCCACATCCTTCACCTCTGATGTGCCATACCATGGGGATTGGAGCATCTTATCTAAACCAGGTACCATGAACATAGAAAAAGCCTTGGAAGAAGGGAAGTTGGTGGAAGTGGTCTCTGCAGTCAGGGAGACCCTGAAGTCATCATCCAGTGCCCCAGTGAGCATTGCAGTGACTGGGGACTCTGGCAATGGCATGTCTTCCTTCATCAATGCACTGCGGGGAATTGGGCATGAGGAAAAGGACTCAGCTCCCACAGGTGTGGTGAGAACCACTCAGATTCCCACTCACTACTCTTTGTCCCACATTCCCAATGTGGAGCTGTGGGACCTGCCTGGCACAGGGGCTACCACCAAAAGCCTGGAGATGTATGCAGAGGAGATGCAGTTTACCACGTATGACTTCTTCATCATCATTGCATCTGAACAGTTCAGCACGAATCTCGCAAAGCTTGCCAAAATCATccaggggcagggaaagaggtTCTACATCGTCTGGACCAAGCTGGACAGAGACCTCAGTACACGTGTGGTCTCAGAGAAACAACTCCTCCAGAATATCCAGGAGAATATCCGGGTAACTCTCCAGAAGGAGGGAGTGTGTGAGCCCATCATATTCCTGGTCTCCAGCTTTGACCCCTTATTGCATGACTTCCCACAGCTTAGGGACACCTTGCACAGAGAAGTGTCTAACATCAGGAAACATAACCTCCTAAAGAACCTGTTTGACACCTGTGAGAAGGTCATTAATGACAAAGCAATCACTTTGCAGAGGCAAATAGGCTCAGAGTCTTTCCAGGATAAGCTTGGCATCCAGAATGCAGATGATCTTGGGAAGTTTTTGAACCCCTACCACTTGCTCTTTGGTGTGGATGATGTATCTCTCCAGGAGGTGGCCCAGAGTACAGGAAAACCCATGAAGCAGTACAAAGACATTATGAAGTCTCAGGATATGCACACTGTCCTCACAGAGGACCGGACATTATTGTGGTTAAATTGTAATACAGTCTATTACTTAAATTTACTTCTGAGCCTCATCCCAGTCTTCGGTAACACTAGTACTCACTACCTTAGAGTGTGGAATCAGGGGCGCCTCTTTGACATAGTTGCTGAGGACACCAAGACCATCGtgaagaaaattctgacagaTGCAATATCTGAAGAGTGA